One genomic segment of Thunnus albacares chromosome 18, fThuAlb1.1, whole genome shotgun sequence includes these proteins:
- the LOC122967887 gene encoding proteinase-activated receptor 2-like yields MFSYCHFTTEEDVPDKESPDGVAVRPQDKEILSSHLTTVFLPIIYIIVFAVGLPTNTMAIWVFLFRTKKKRPSSIYMANLALADLLFVIWVPLKISYHFNGNNWIYGEGLCKVLVAFFYSNMYCSIAFITCISVQRYWAVVHPLSAQQRDNRIPVAVSVTVWVVVWLITIPLYLHDQQVRITNFKPKILTCNDVTRERQVKISAGYFLTMGTLGFVVPTIVCIISYILMLKALRNSMTDAAITKKRRKAVVLMITVLVMFLVCFTPSNIMLLVHYILLLGGADNHLYRFYIATLCLASLNSCIDPFVYYFISKNFRDHVKNTFLCRSERTVKRMKVSFRAPKNSQEQHTMPNSDNTQSTEC; encoded by the coding sequence atgttttcatattgtcactTCACAACAGAAGAAGACGTCCCTGATAAAGAGAGCCCAGATGGGGTAGCAGTCAGACCCCAAGACAAGGAAATCCTGAGCAGTCATCTTACAACTGTCTTCCTCCCAATCATCTACATCATTGTGTTTGCTGTGGGGCTGCCCACCAACACCATGGCAATATGGGTATTCCTCTTCAGGACTAAGAAAAAGCGCCCGTCGTCAATCTACATGGCAAACCTGGCTCTGGCTGACTTGCTCTTTGTCATTTGGGTCCCCCTGAAGATATCATACCACTTCAACGGCAACAACTGGATCTACGGAGAAGGGCTGTGCAAAGTGCTGGTGGCGTTTTTCTACAGCAACATGTACTGTTCCATCGCCTTCATCACCTGCATAAGTGTCCAGCGTTACTGGGCGGTGGTCCACCCACTGTCCGCGCAGCAGAGGGACAACCGCATACCCGTTGCCGTCTCCGTCACAGTCTGGGTGGTGGTCTGGCTTATCACTATCCCTCTCTACCTGCATGACCAACAGGTCAGAATAACAAACTTCAAGCCAAAAATCCTTACTTGCAATGATGTCACCAGGGAACGTCAGGTGAAAATATCAGCTGGCTACTTCCTGACAATGGGAACTCTGGGATTTGTTGTTCCCACTATTGTGTGCATCATATCCTACATCCTCATGCTCAAAGCTCTCAGGAACAGCATGACAGATGCTGCCATCACCAAGAAGCGACGGAAGGCTGTGGTCTTGATGATCACAGTGTTGGTTATGTTTTTAGTGTGCTTCACCCCCAGTAACATCATGCTGCTGGTACACTATATCCTCTTGTTGGGCGGGGCTGACAACCACCTGTACAGATTTTACATCGCCACCCTGTGCCTGGCCAGTCTCAACAGCTGCATCGACCCTTTTGTTTACTACTTTATCTCCAAGAACTTCAGGGATCATGTGAAGAACACGTTCCTCTGCAGGAGTGAGAGAACAGTGAAGAGGATGAAGGTTTCCTTCAGGGCTCCGAAAAACTCACAAGAGCAACACACTATGCCTAACTCAGATAACACACAGAGCACTGAATGCTAG